The following proteins come from a genomic window of Populus nigra chromosome 6, ddPopNigr1.1, whole genome shotgun sequence:
- the LOC133697360 gene encoding E3 ubiquitin-protein ligase RGLG4-like: MGGVFSHAKSNQRGYSRGRSSGNSNIVTRGISSPSSSTSYPYPHHPRIMSKEPSSSLSNTARATGSDTSSQAKGTSQAKGGSKLEKKQSIKQKYSFIPDNFSSLEQVTTALREAGLESSNLIVGIDFTKSNEWTGKVSFNNRSLHAIGDTPNPYEKAISIIGKTMAPFDEDNLIPCFGFGDATTHDQEVFSFHSDHSPCHGFEEVLACYKKIVPNLRLSGPTSYGPVIEAAIDIVEKSGGQYHVLLIIADGQVTRSVDTGDGEMSPQEEQTIKAIVDASSYPLSIILVGVGDGPWEDMKRFDDKIPAREFDNFQFVNFTAIMSKNATISEKETAFALAALMEIPLQYKAAVEFGIIGRSMGQAKKIVPRPPPVPYSRRPVLDREPTHVSSPVLDERTQACPICLTNRKDLAFGCGHMTCRDCGSRVSNCPICRRPITSRIRLFA; encoded by the exons atggGTGGGGTATTTTCACACGCCAAGTCTAATCAGAGAGGTTATAGCCGTGGTAGGAGCAGCGGAAATAGTAACATAGTTACAAGAGGAATATCTTCACCTTCGTCTTCGACCTCGTATCCGTATCCGCATCATCCTAGAATAATGTCCAAGGAGCCATCATCGTCACTGAGTAATACTGCTAGAGCCACTGGTAGTGATACTAGCAGTCAAGCAAAGGGAACCAGTCAAGCAAAGGGTGGTTCCAAATTGGAGAAGAAGCAATCCATCAAGCAGAAATATAGTTTCATCCCTGATAATTTTTCTTCCTTAGAACAG GTTACGACAGCCTTGAGGGAAGCTGGACTGGAATCATCGAATCTCATTGTTGGAATTGATTTCACTAAAAGCAATGAATGGACAG gCAAAGTCTCGTTCAATAATCGTAGCCTTCATGCCATCGGAGACACACCTAATCCATATGAGAAAGCCATCTCTATTATTGGAAAGACGATGGCTCCTTTTGATGAAGACAACTTAATTCCTTGTTTTGGCTTTGGTGATG CCACCACTCATGATCAAGAGGTGTTTAGCTTTCACAGTGATCATTCACCTTGCCATGGTTTTGAAGAAGTCTTGGCATGCTACAAAAAGATTGTTCCAAACTTGCGACTTTCAG GGCCGACTTCGTATGGACCGGTGATTGAGGCTGCAATTGACATTGTGGAAAAAAGTGGAGGCCAATATCATGTATTGCTCATCATTGCAGATGGCCAG GTCACAAGAAGTGTGGATACAGGCGATGGAGAAATGAGTCCACAAGAAGAGCAAACAATCAAGGCAATTGTCGATGCAAG TTCATACCCACTTTCGATAATTCTTGTTGGAGTTGGTGATGGACCTTGGGAAGACATGAAAAGATTTGATGACAAAATCCCAGCACGTGAATTTGACAATTTTCAG TTCGTTAATTTCACTGCAATTATGTCAAAAAATGCAACTATCTCCGAGAAAGAAACAGCTTTTGCTCTAGCTGCTCTGATGGAGATTCCCCTCCAGTATAAAGCAGCTGTTGAGTTTGGTATTATCGG ACGTTCCATGGGACAAGCAAAGAAAATCGTACCACGCCCTCCTCCAGTTCCTTATTCTCGTCGTCCAGTGCTAGATCGTGAACCAACCCATGTTTCTTCTCCGGTCTTGGATGAAAGAACCCAG GCCTGCCCTATTTGTCTGACTAATAGAAAGGACTTGGCCTTCGGCTGTGGGCACATG ACTTGTAGAGACTGTGGATCAAGAGTATCCAATTGCCCTATATGCCGCCGGCCAATCACCAGCCGTATCAGGCTGTTTGCTTAA
- the LOC133698066 gene encoding NAC domain-containing protein 54-like: MAPVSLPPGFRFHPTDEELVVYYLDRKINGRTIELEIIPEVDLYKCEPWDLPDKSFLPSKDLEWYFLSPRDKKYPNGSRTNRATKAGYWKATGKDRPVNSQKRPVGMKKTLVYYRGRAPHGIRTNWVMHEYRLIDSLCGAAPSSLKDSYALCRVFKKTIHIPKKKEEKNNGNEEKDAAWVSEEQLLGDDTSGIESSKGREAEDENFNNDYCKFPSETSSSDVTQGTPIETAIADDLQAPFPSDEANSSASLYSMGVDFSSNLIQDMQMPNCSSLHYQFPFPPLELEDFPQISITESMKPSKPEIIDDYMMYKDCMNGTLEEIFSLCSSQDNSNTVLPMQD; the protein is encoded by the exons ATGGCGCCCGTGAGCCTCCCTCCTGGATTTAGGTTCCATCCAACCGATGAAGAGCTTGTTGTTTACTATCTTGATAGAAAAATCAACGGCCGCACAATTGAGCTTGAAATTATCCCGGAGGTTGATCTCTATAAATGTGAGCCATGGGACTTACCAG ATAAGTCGTTTTTACCAAGCAAAGATTTGGAGTGGTATTTCTTAAGCCCTAGGGATAAGAAGTACCCTAATGGTTCAAGAACCAACAGGGCAACAAAAGCTGGTTACTGGAAAGCCACAGGGAAAGATAGACCAGTGAACTCTCAAAAGCGGCCGGTTGGCATGAAGAAGACATTGGTGTACTATAGAGGTAGAGCTCCCCATGGCATTAGAACCAACTGGGTAATGCATGAGTATCGCTTGATCGACTCATTGTGTGGCGCTGCACCATCAAGTTTAAAG GATTCCTACGCATTATGCCgtgttttcaagaaaacaatacatattccaaaaaagaaggaagaaaaaaataacggGAATGAAGAGAAGGATGCAGCGTGGGTCTCAGAAGAACAATTATTAGGGGATGACACAAGCGGTATTGAAAGCTCTAAGGGGAGAGAAGCTGAAGATGAAAACTTCAACAATGATTATTGTAAATTTCCATCTGAAACATCTTCCTCGGATGTCACTCAAGGGACTCCGATTGAAACTGCAATAGCCGATGATTTACAAGCTCCGTTTCCCTCAGATGAAGCCAACAGTTCGGCTAGCCTTTATTCAATGGGCGTGGATTTCTCGTCAAATCTAATTCAG GATATGCAGATGCCAAACTGCTCAAGCTTGCACTATCAATTTCCGTTCCCACCTTTAGAACTTGAGGATTTCCCACAGATTAGTATCACCGAGAGTATGAAGCCATCGAAGCCTGAAATAATCGACGACTACATGATGTACAAGGATTGCATGAACGGAACACTAGAAGAGATCTTCTCTTTATGTTCCTCTCAAGACAACTCCAATACTGTACTCCCCATGCAAGACTAA